The Channa argus isolate prfri chromosome 13, Channa argus male v1.0, whole genome shotgun sequence DNA window tgcCACCTCAGCTGGATTCGATTTGCAAAAATCCTGTCCCTCATTCTGGCCTTCTTCTGCCCCTTTGTTTGAAAATGGTAGTCAAATTTCTTACTGTTACAAAGAATGACTTCAGAAATCCAGGCAGAAAGGTAGGAAGCCCTGTGATTGTTTCTCTCTTTGACAAGCAGCTTCAGTTCCACAAAGAGCTTCTCCAGAAGAAGGTGAATAAAGGACGGTGAGTTGAGCATCTTTAGGAGGGGCAGCCAGAAACGCAGGAAGGATTGAGGAAGCCTGGGTTCAGTGGGATTAGCACTGTCAAATGTCTCACAGCCTAATGATTCCAATTGTTCAGTGGTAGGAACCATGAACCCATCTTCTAGCAAAACCTCAATCAGCAAATCACTGGACTCTAAAGAAAACTGCTTGATCTCACCCAATAACCAGCTCATATCTGCAAAGGGGGCAGGCCACAAACTCTTCTGCTGGCCTTCAGGAAGCCCAGCAGAAGCTTGGTACTGCTCCTTTTCAAAAGATATAAGAAGATCCCTTGCATTCTTGTAGGCTTCCATTTCTTTTTGCTTCGCAACGAGCTCATCCTCTTGGCGTTTCAGGTGaatctcctcatcctcctctgcaTCAGATTGTGATACCCAGTCGTCATTAGACCCTCCCCCCAACTGCCTGGACCAGTACTCCTGTTGGAGCCAATCCAGAACCACCTTACACCCCTTTCGGCACCATTTCAACGTCGGGAGCTTTCTGTGCGTGAAATCATGCCTTAGGTCTACAACCCACTCTGGGATGTTCAAGTTCCCAGCCAGACGCCTCAGTGGACGGGCAATTCTCCCCTGTTGTCGCTCGGTAATCAGATTGACAAACCTCACCAGGGCCGCACCGTAAATCAGAACCAGATCGTCTCCGTCCAGCTTTCCACACCGATCCAGCACCTGGCACCGTACCAGGTCCGCTGTGCAGTCCACTGCCACGGGAGTGCTGTTGGCATACCTGCCTTTCCAAGCCGATATCCTCTGCAGTGCATGCCTCTGCAAGGTGGAATCCTTGGAGTAAAGATACTCCAGAACCTGATCCCACTCAGCTTTGTTGACCCATGCTACCACATGGCGTTTTTTGCCTGAgctctttttcttcatcttaaCGACGGCACAGACCTACGTTAACACGTTATCCACAGAAAGCgatcacaaaaaacaaactgttattATCCTTTGTTGTAAAAAATAGGTTATATAGCAATGTGCGCTACAACTCGTATTTCGGTTAGTTTACAATTGTTTCGCATAACCCGGAAATTCATCTTCTTCTTCGTTTGCTATTATGGAAGTTGGTAAAAGACGAAAATTCTGCCACCAATTGGACTGGAGTGGGTGTCCGGAAGCTAACCTTACCGCTGCTACTTCTATTTACaataacacatttatatatcaaaagaaaaaccttaagaaaaattaagataataaaaagcatatagtttaaaataataaagtgaacACCAGAGGATGCGGCGCCCATTTGAAGCATATTTACTTAATTCAAGCACAAAAGACTTGATGATAATTGACAAAGAGGATGATGATAATTATTGTCCTTACTGTGcgtttgtttcttttacctaCTGTTTTGCCTTTTGGTTTTACCTGACGATTTGTGTGCCTTGCTTATAAActtttgaaatatgaaataataaaaaaatcattattgtgctctctctttctcctaaGATACTGAAACGTAATCAGGAGTTATTCCCGGAAACTTGTGAAAGAT harbors:
- the las1l gene encoding ribosomal biogenesis protein LAS1L, giving the protein MKKKSSGKKRHVVAWVNKAEWDQVLEYLYSKDSTLQRHALQRISAWKGRYANSTPVAVDCTADLVRCQVLDRCGKLDGDDLVLIYGAALVRFVNLITERQQGRIARPLRRLAGNLNIPEWVVDLRHDFTHRKLPTLKWCRKGCKVVLDWLQQEYWSRQLGGGSNDDWVSQSDAEEDEEIHLKRQEDELVAKQKEMEAYKNARDLLISFEKEQYQASAGLPEGQQKSLWPAPFADMSWLLGEIKQFSLESSDLLIEVLLEDGFMVPTTEQLESLGCETFDSANPTEPRLPQSFLRFWLPLLKMLNSPSFIHLLLEKLFVELKLLVKERNNHRASYLSAWISEVILCNSKKFDYHFQTKGQKKARMRDRIFANRIQLRWQQLLSACLDAPCISTPYLLQLILSDMEHPLPLETRQRLLQLCSIYTQPTQSEFDPSLEQKKQPIYTLESLHEKVKQSRHHNHAWPSAVDPERSESSQEHEWTDAQAERVLRGSPWQVCADKVLWKNYPLGKVPGQSDDPSCLMVENYSAMTAFDQPVEIESNAAHNIPGVSAPARTADGLIWNHSDINKLKSGLQLF